A stretch of DNA from Paenibacillus albus:
AGATTGCCGTCCTCTCCCGCTCCTCCTCCGATTTCCACATCTGCCACTCGACTTGCAGATCGGCGACATCGACCGGCTCTACGAACAGCGTCTGGCCACTTGCCGATTCGTCCCATACCGTGCCCGGCACTTGCTTGCGGAGCTCCCTCTTCACAGGCAGAACATAGTGGCCATTCCTCTTACTAACAAGCGGATCTTGCAGCGCAGACTTGTATTTGCCAAGCAGCTGGTTCAGCTTACGCTCGATCCGATCCTCTGCAACAGCCAATTGTCTGCGAATATCGCCTAGCTCAGGCGATGCTTGATCAGTCAATACGCCATGCCGGATGCAGCGGTCCAGTTCTTGCAGAAGCTCTGGGCAATCATGCATGGAATCGGCGTAGCTGCTAATCGTCGGGGCCGTCATTTGCTTGCTTGCCATGTATCTCTTCATCTGGGCGACTGATGTAAGCCACACAGCTAAGCTGCCGAGCTCAAGCTCGGAGTAGATTTTGCCTTTGCCGAGCAAGGCCATGAAGGCTTCCATCCCTTCCATCGCTGAGATGGGGACGCTCGCTCCGGTTGCAAGCAATCTTACAGCCTCCGACGTCTCCGTCAGCCACGCAGTAACCTGACCTGCTTGCGCGCTAGGCTGATGCTTCTCAGCAAGTGCTTTTCCAGGTCCTGATACGGTGTAAGAGAGCAGCATCGCCATGATTTTATCAAATTCTAATTTAGTCATTGTACGGTTATTCATGGTCTTTGATCCATCCTTCGTCAATTAGAATGTGAACATAAAAAAACAGGGACGAGAAGCGCATCACGCTTCCCATCCCTGTCTCATATAGACGGAAAATCCTCATTGACTCTCAACCTGCACCCCAATAGGGCAGATTGTAAGTACAATGAAAAAAGCGTGCTCCAAGAGCACGCTAATTTACCGTCCAGCAGGCGGAAATTGTCATGTTCTTAACTCATTGGTCGGCGTATGCATGACAGCTTCACGAGGAAATAAACCTACGGACTAACCGCAAATTTAGAACAACGTTGAAAGTTGGTTTTGCAAAACGCCACTTGAAGCACTTCAGGCTCCAAGTCATATCCAATTTAGAAGTTAAGAACCATAACCGACATTAAAATTTCCCCTTACTGCTTTAAAGTTACTTTTACTATAGCTTTCCAGCCACTCCTAAGTCAAGCGGACAATTGCCTATCCAGTATTCTTATACAACTACGGTCATACCGGTTCTAGCAAAGGTCACACCATTCGGAAGCGCATAATCATGTGCAAGGTCTATATCATGCGACATATGCGTCAGCATTGTTCTTCGTGGCTTGTGCTCTTTAATGAGCTCGATCGCTTCTGTCACATCGTACACCGATCTCGACTCGAACGGGAACGGTTCCTTGTAGAAATTCGTTCCGAGAATCAGCAGATCCAGCCCCGCGAGCGGGACAAGTTCCTCGCCTTGAAGGGCTATCGAGTCCGAGCAGTATGCGAAAGCGCGTCCCGTAGCCGAATGGTTGAAACGAAACGCGTAGGCATGTCCATTCTTGCCATGATTCACGCGCCAGCAGAGCACTTCCCAACCGCCAAACTGCAGCAGACCTTCAATTGGAACGAAATCGATCTGATTCGTCAGCCATGGGAATTGGCGCTTGATCGCCTCGATAACGTCAGGCATCGCGTATGCCCGACCTCTTCGGCCAAGCCACCTATTCATATCCGCCCACTCCGGTAGTCCGCCGATATGGTCGAAGTGTGCATGCGTAATTAGCATCGTATCGATCTGCCGAAGCGATACCGCCTCCATCTGGCTGCGCCAATCCGGTCCGCAATCGATAAGCATGGTGCCGAACTCTTCGTCCGCCAAATGAACGAGCGAGCGAAATCTGCGATTTAGCCCGCTTCCTCTCGCTTCTTCGCAAACCGCGCAAGAGCAATAAACGCGTGGAACCCCCATGGAATCACCTGTTCCCCAGAAGGTGATAGACAGGGTCATGATGATCACTCCTTTGGGTAGATAAACCTTTTGCTACAGCGGCAGCAGTGCAATTGTAGATTTCGTCTTCAGCTGCTCCATCATGGCATACCATTCATCCGGCTTAATTGGCAGCGCAGAATAGTAGGTTGTCAGAAACTCGGTAACGAGCGATGCCGGTAGTTCTGTTCTTTCTTCATCCTGTGGCAGGAAGCAAAAGTCCAAGCCGCTGACAGCTGCGCCGTCCTCTTCCCAAGACGGATGCACATACGGGAAGTCCAAACGCATATAGCCGATATGCGAGAGCACCTCGCGACGCACAAACGGACTCATCGGATAGATGCCGCCGAAGTCCGATTGCGCAAGCGATGGGTTATAGATCTCAGCGAACATACCGAGCGATTCCGTACCGCTTGCCGCCGCCAAACGCGTCAAGTCAGCGCTTCTGTTCTTCATCAGGAACCGGCCGATGCCAAGACCCGGGCGGCCGATAATCGTGAAATCTGTCATTGCAACTCGAAGCTTCGAGTAATAACGGTATTCGGTCGTGCCGACAACTTCACCCTCGTGAACCGCGACATATACATGGATGCTGTCATCCTGCAGCGGTCCTTCCCATTTCTCATAGGCATACACTTCTTCAGGTGGGAAAACCGTTTCAAGCAGCTTGTGCATGCTCGCAAACAGCGGATCATGAATCGATTTAAGACGGATATAGTCCATGGGTACAATACTTCCTCTCATTATGAAAATTTAGTTTATAAAAGGATTTCGCCATTCCATGAGCGCCGCGTAGTTGCAGGATTCTTCATCCTCTAAATATTGCTCCGCAACACCGACTGGCATCCTGCCGCATCTTAACAGGAATGAGATGACAGGATCATTGAACTTCCCTTCGATAATTCCCTGTAAGTACTGCTCGGCAGAAACTTCGTTCTTCACTTTATGATAACCGGGCATCCTGCCTCCACCTAGTAATCGAGCCAGACGCAGATGAATGACGACCTCGTACATGGAGAGCATGAGCCATTTACCGATACCTGCTTTGCGCAGCTCCGGAATGACGCACAAATCTACGACATAGAGCGTGGAGCCTAGCGGATCGTGATTCGTAATATAACCGCTGCTGGTAATGGACTCCCAACTGTGATTACCCTGCAGCTGTTCGTCGATTACACGAAGCGCAGTCATGGAACCGATAAGCTTACCGTTCATCTCGGCACAGATAGCGCCTTCCGGGAACAACGTAATATGCTGTCTCAGCTGCTCTTCATTCCACCACAGCTCGGAAGGAAAAGGCGGCGGGAAGCTGATTCGTTGGATCTCAATCATACCTTCTATATCTGCTTCCGAATAATTGCGAATGACGATCTCGATGGGTTTACCGTTTAGGTAGACGATTAACGATTTACGCATCTTGCGAGTGTCCACTCCTTCCCTCTACCGAAACAACTTATTGCCAATCGCCGTACAGATCAATTCGGCGGTCACGCCAAGTCGTAACGGAGCCGGCAGCGCGAACATCATGAAGCAGCTGGACGTTCAGGTCAGCCACGACTAACATGTCATCGTTAATAATGCCTTCTGTCATGATGCCAGCTGGAGGGAACGGAATGTCGTTAGGCGAAATAACGGCAGCTTGTCCGAAGTTCGCACGCATGAAATCGACTTTGCGCAGCGATCCGACCGTGCCTGTCGTCACGATATACACTTGATTCTCAACCGCTCTAGCATGGCAGCAATAGCGAACACGGTAGAAACCATGACGGTCATCCGTGCAGGATGGGCAGAAAATAATATCCGCGCCCTTGGCTCTCGCCATCCGCACAATCTCCGGGAACTCGATATCGTAACAGGTCAGCATCGCGATCGTGCCAAACTCTGTATCGAACACTTGTAGTCCATCCCCTGGCTGCATGTTCCATTCATCACGCTCGGTCGGCGTCATATGCAGCTTCGCTTGCCGCTCTACGCGGCCGTCCGGATAGAACAGATGCGCGGTATTATTCAGCTTGCCGCCGCCAACATCAATGACATGCGTGCCGCCGATGATATGCATGTTGTACTCAGCAGCGAGCGATTGGAACAGCGCGACGTAACGGTCCGTAAACGCTGGCAGCTGTTCGATCGCAAGCGGCTGACCTTGCTCGTCTCCAATAGACAGGAGCTGCGTCGTGAAAAATTCCGGAAACAAAACACATTGAACGCCATACTCGGACGCGTTCCTTACATAGTGTGTTGATTGCGCGGCAAAATCCTCGAAGCTCGCGATATCCGCAAGCTTATATTGCACGGCACTTACTCGTAGACTGCTCATCTTTCTTGCATCCCCTATTCCTTTATTTCTTTTGCGGCAGCGCGACCGATATCGTCGTCCCTTGCTCCGGTTTGCTAAACACGTCGATCTTGCCTTCATGCAGATCAACGATACGTTTAGCAATGGATAAGCCCAGACCTGCTCCCCCTGTGGCCCGGCTTCTCGCGCCGTCGACGCGGTAGAAGCGCTCGAACAAATTCGGCATTTCATCCTCAGGAATACCGATGCCTTTGTCCGATACAGACAAACGTACGATACCTTTGTTCACCGACAACGTTATATCGATTGCATCTTTGCTGTACTTAATGGCATTATCGAGCAAAATAACGAGCAGCTGACGGATTTTATCTTTGTCGCCGTTCAGCAGCACATCCTGTTTGCCTGTATGTACTCGGATCATCCGCTGGAACGTCAAGTGCAGCATATCTGCCGTCTCATCCGCAAGCTGTACGAGATTAAAGCTCTCAATATTCAACCAATCTTCCTGCTCCGCTTGCGCCAGCTGCAGCATCGACTTCGTCAAGTTTTGCAGCCTCTGCGATTCCTTGCTGATCGCTTCAATCGCTTCATCGCGAATATTCGCGTCATCTCGCCCCCACCGCTTTAACATGCCGGCATAGCTGCTGATGACTGTTAGCGGCGTCTTCAGCTCATGCGATGCGTCTGCGACGAACTGCTTCTGCCGCTCAAACTGCCGGTCGAGGCGATTAATCATCTGATTGAACGCCCGTGCCAGCTGCAGCAATTCTGCGGACTGATCGCGCTGCGCAAGCTCAATCTGTCGCAGCTTCCCGCTCCTGTCGATCTCCCTCATCGTCTGCACCATATGCTGAATCGGAGAAGTGAGTCTAGATGTGAACCAATATGTACCAAAGATGGCGAACAGAATCGCACCGATACTCGTAATCGTCAGCGCGATGACAAGCACTTGCAAGTAGCTGTCGAGCAGCTGCAGCTTGCGGTAAATCTCAAGCGTTCCGATCACTTCGTTGTTCTTGTATAACGGTACCTTCATATAGAGCACTCTGCGTCCTTCGATGAAGAACATGCCCGTATCATGCTTATTCGTAAACTCAGGCTTAAGCGCCAGCAGCTCTGGGTCTGACCCTTGCGAATTCAGAATTTTGCCGCTGCTGTTCACGATCCGCATCAACTCGTCGACATTGTAATAATCTCGGAGCAGATCTGCGTTCGACAGCTGCGACGGTTCGCTGATTCGCCTATCCTCGAGCAGAATATTCACTTTATTCGTAAGCAGCTGATCTTCGCTTCTCATCGTGATTTTGATCACAAATAAATAAACGAATATGTTAAACAAGATCAGGATGAATATAAGCCAAAAGATCGTAAAAAACGTAAACCTTCTTCGCAGCGTCATGCATCCGGCTCCTTAAGCATATAGCCGACGCCGCGCACGGTATGAATGAGCTTATGCCGATAGCCTTTATCAATCTTTTGCCGCAAATATCGGATGTACACGTCAACAAGATTGGTTTCGCCGATGAAATCATAGCCCCATACTTCAGACAAGATATCCTCTCGTGACTTCTCCTCATTCCGATGCTCCGCTAGGTAGACGAGCAGCTCAAACTCTCGTGGTGTAAGCTCGATCAGCACATCTTTGCGGTATACTTTACGGGTGCGCAGCTCAATCGACAGGTCTGCTACTTTGAGCACGTCAGGGCTCTCCGCTTCCTTCGGCTGAGCTTGGAAGATTCTTAGCAGATTACGGACTCGCGCAAGCAGCTCCTCCATGGCGAAGGGCTTCGTAATATAATCGTTGGCGCCATGCTCAAATCCGCTCACTTTATCGGGAATCGTATCACGCGCAGTTAGCAAAATAATCGGGATTGGATTGCCGGACTGGCGAATTCGGCGCAGCACTTCAATCCCGTTCAGCTCGGGCAGCATGACATCCAGCAGCAGCATATCCCATTCGCCGTTCGTCGCTTGCTCGAGGCCACTCCTGCCGTCTGCAGCGCGACCGACTGTATAACCTTCATGTTCCAGCTCCAGTTGGAGGACTCTTGCAATGCCGTCCTCATCTTCGATGACTAGAATGCGTTCGTTCATTCTTGGTTCGCACCCACTTCGTAGTAGACTTCTTCACTATCATAAAGAAGCAGATGACCCAATGCAAGCATTAGCGAGCCTTGTCGATGCGTGCAATCAGCGGGTTTAGAGCGCGTTCCAGCTGAGGAAGCCAGGTTCTGTTCGCGGTCGCCCAGACTCCTGACCACTGCAGCTGCATCCATTCTTCTACGGGCAGTAATGGGATTTCGCACAACGGCTTCTTCGGAATAGAGCTTATCCATTCACTGCGATAGCGGAACTTCATCATTTTGTTCGCAAGCCAGTAGGTTTCTTTGCCCCCTTGCTCTCTTTCATAGCTAATCCGTTCAGCGGTTTTCATTCGAGATGGCGTCCATTTGGGCACAGCAGGGTCGACAACGAACACGAGCATATCGCACTCGATCATCTCCAGCTCCAGCGCGGTTGTCTTTGATGCTGCTGCAGCCCATCTGCTGGATACATCCGTAAGCTGAATTGGCGCTGTAATCGTTGCGCTTAGCAGTTTGAATTGCATTTCGGTATTAAGACCTGACAGCTGCTGCTGAAAAGCCGGCTCAAGCGCGAAGCATTGAAGCAGCCGCGAGTTCGATAGATAGAAGCTTCGATACATCGGCACGGTGAGTACGACTGCTTGCTGCTTCGCAGGCTGTTCCAGCAGCGCATGCCATTCCGGCTCTGTCTCGGGATGCTCTATGGCTGCGCAAGGGATTTGGCGGGCTTGAAGTAGATGGGCAAGCGTCAAAGTTACGAAAGTCCCACCAGCGCCAGGGGACAACGAAGCGATGATGATGCTCTGCTTTCGGGATACCCGAGTCTCATGGCGGATTTCGCTCATTGCCGGCAGATTGGGGAGGCACTTCGCTAGTGCATTTTGCGCATCAATGACATTGTCGTACCTGCAGCTCGGCTGCGGATCAATCATTTGGCTAATTACAGCTGCTAGTTCCTTGGGTACATGAGCGAGCAGTCGAGGGACTGAATTCGTATTCGGCGTTCCGGCATTGATCCCCACTTTATGTCCGCCACTTAGCAAGTAATAGAGCAAAGCTCCTAAACCGAAGACGTCTGTGCGAAAATCGCTCTGTTGCTCGCCTTCCTGCTCTGGAGCAGCAAAGCCAGGGGTTCCAAGCTGCACGGTGTCCTGCTCTTTACCAGGTTTGTATACCCGTGCTATGCCAAAATCAATCAGACGTACGAAGCCGCCCTTATCAATCATGACATTCGTAGGCTTCAAGTCACGATGTATAATAGCCGGTTCTCTCGTATGCAAGTAGTTGAGCGCATCTGCCAGCTGCATCCCGATATCAACAACTTTAGTAAACGGAATAATGCGATTGTGCTGTGCCAGATAAGCCTGCAGCGTCATTCCGTCGATATAATCCATGACTAACAGCTCATGACCATTTGCATCAGGCGGAAAATAATCAATAATAAGCGGCAGATGCGGATGATTCAGCCGCATGAGCAGTCCTGCTTCTTCCGCACTGCACGATGCATGGTCAGCGTTCACTAAGCTCATTTTCACAGCTCGAAGCTTCCCTTGCAAACGGAGATCTTCAGCAGCATATACCTCGCCCATGCCACCTCGTCCTATACGGCCAATTACTCGATAGCGTCCGCCAATGATGGTGCCGGGCTCATAGCTGTGATGTACATATCCATTCTTCTCCATATTCATATCCATGTCCATATCGCTCCTCCCTGATTTAAAAAAGCAAAAAAGCACCCCGAAAGAACAACTGCCAGGCAGTCGGTTCAATCGGGATGCTTTCCCATCTTCGTATATTCACGCTGCTTCTGCTTCTACTTCTTAACTAAGTATAACGTAATTTCGTCGCGGTTGTGGAACAACTGCTTCGCCTTCTTCAGCTCGAATGCGCTCTCCAGCTTCGCTATCACGTCGCGGATCGTCTGAAGCGGCTTCTTGTGCATCAGCTTGAGCGTAATAATTGCAGTCGCACCATCCGACAGGGCTTCCGTCTTCTCAAGCACAAGCTTCGCCATCTGCATCGGACTCCAGCTCATATCGCAAACAAGCAGATCGAACGTTCCTGGCGGAAAATTCACATCGGACGCATTCTTCTTCATCACGGTCAGCCTTGGGTACGCCGAAAGCGACGGATGCAAATTCGCCGGGTCGATGGAAGTCACGCGCAATCCGCGCTCAAGCAGCAGCTGGGTCCAGCCGCCTGGTGCAGCGCCGATATCGACAGCTTGCTTATAGGTCTCAAAGTATAGCTTGAACGCACGCTCTGCTTCGAGCAGCTTGAATTTCGCTCTGGAAATTTGCCCTTCCTCGCGTTGAAACCGCACTGCGCCTCCCGGCCAGTCGGAGAGCTGTTCAGCAGGTGTACCCCAGCCGACATAAAGCTCCTCCGCTCCTGCGAAGATCGACAGGATCATGTCAGGTGACTGCATGACGGTCTCCGCGCCGACCTCCATTAGAACTGCATCCAGCACCGACTTCGTGTCGGAAGCCGAATACATGAATGGCGTTTTCTCCACGCGGCGGAGATGAACGGCAACGGTTTGATCTTCCACGCGGGCACGTGCCACACGAACAAGATCAGACAAAGCTTGCAGATCGTCTGCACTGCCTTGAATCGGCAAAGCGCGCTCGATGTGCTGAATATGGCGCAGAAAGATCGGTTCGTTCTTCTGCAGAAGCTCCAGCAGCTCCTCGCGGCTAAGCGGTACTTCCATCTTGAATACTTCACCAGCAATGAGCTGGGTAAATTTAATACCATTAACGAACCTTCGAAGCTCTTCCATCGCTAGCGATGCAAAGCCGTGGTTCGCCGTCCCTATCCAATGACTCACTTTATTATGCCTCCTGGTAATGCCCGAATCCACGGACGGTCATCCGCCCATTCTACTTCAACTGGCCAGTCATAAGCACGACTCAGCCATTCTGGGCTTAACACTTCTTTCTTCGGTCCCGCTGATAGAATCTTTCCGTCCTGGACGAGCGCAACATGCGTGAACAGCGGAATGATTTCCTCCATATGATGCGTAACGTAGACGACAGTAATGTCACGCTTGCTCAGATGGCCAAGATCAATCAACAGCTTCTCGCGTTCGTAGAGATCAAGACCTGCGCAAGGCTCGTCCATAATCAGAATTTTCGGGTTGGACATGAGCGCGCGCGCAAGCAGCACTTTTTTACGTTCGCCTTGAGATAGTGTCGCCAGCGTCTGCTCCGCTGTATACAGGATTCCAACCTCATCCAGTAGACGAAGCGCCTTCTGACGAACCTCCTCGTCGATCGTCTGGTAGAAACGCAGGAAGGCGTATTCGCCTGTTGCGACGACTTCCCATACCGGGTCGCGCAGCGTCAGCTTCTCGATAATCGATTGGCTAATGTAGCCGACTTCTTTGCGAACCTCGCGCACATCGCATTCGCCGAAGCGATTGCCAAGCACATCTACAGTACCCGAGGATGGGAACTGATAGCCTGTCATCATTTCAAGCAGCGTCGTCTTCCCGCAACCGTTACGGCCAAGAATGACCCAGTGCTCACCTTTGTTTACATGAAGATTAATGCCGCTGAGTATTTGTCGTTCCTCACGACGGAACGTTATATCTGTTAACGTAATCACCGTTTACCCTCCCATATGTACGAGCCACACTCATCCCGGCATCGGGCCATGATGAATGTCGATATGCAACGGCGCATGCTGCGTCAGTAAATGAACCATCTGCATACGCCCAGCAGGACTAGAAGTATGAAAATAACAAGTGCGCGGATACCTGCCGCTCTCGACGATATACTGCACGACGCTAAGACCGGTTGGCTGATTCCAGCCGAGATCGAAATCCAGCGACAGAACATCTACTTCTTCATGCTCCAGCAGCAGCTTGCACTCCTCTGCCGTCTTAGCCAGGACAAACCCCTTCGGACATGGCCGAAAATCATCTAGATACACGTTAATCAACTTGCCCGACTCCCCTCAGACGCCGAATACGTTCAAGCTGCAAGCGATGCGTGCCGTCAGCGTCAGACGGTGTTTCGAGCACGAAGGGCACTTCAGCCATGAGCGGATGATTCAACAGCCAGCTTAAGCCCGCTTCTCCAATATAACCCTCACCTATGCGCGCATGGCGATCTCGTTTCTCTCCGCTTGGATAGACTGAATCGTTCAGATGCACGGCCGTCAGATGCTCAATCACACCAAGCTCCTTCGCTTTATGAAGCCACTCGGCTTCAGGACTCCCGTTCCAACCACCGCTTGCGAACAGATGACAGGTATCGAGGCAAAAGCCGATTTTGTGCGGATCTATCGAAAGGCTGCGAATTTGAGCTAGCTCTTCCATCGTCGTCCCCATGAACGTTGAATCACCTGCTTGGTTCTCTATGAGCAGCTTCGCGTTTCCTTGCCACTGCGAAGTGATCGCACTAAGCGTCAGTACTGCGTTGCGATAGCCTTCCAGCGGGTCTGCTCCTTTATAAACGCCGAAATGCACGACGACTCCCAGCGAACCACATGCTTCCGCGATCTCGAGATCGTTCAGCAGCGACTGCACCGTCCTTGCCCGAAGCTCGGCGTCCTCAGATGCCACGTTCGTCAAGTATGGCGAGTGTGCAATCGAGACGATTCCGTGATCGGTGCAGAATGCGGCACAGCGCTGCGCATCTTTCCAATCCGGCGTTTTAAGAGCGAGACTGCGCGGGTTTTTCGGAAAATATTGAAATGCGTTCGCGCCAAGCTGCTTCACTTTGCGCGCCGCTTGCGCGTATCCGCCCCTCGTAGATACATGAAAGCCGAGTCGCATACGTCCCTACTCACCTGTCCTTCTGACAATTGCTGCAGTAGAACACCTTGCGTGAATTAAGCTCTTCTTGCGTAATCGGTGTTCCGCAGTTAAGGCACGGCTCTCCACCACGATCATAGACGAAGCAATGCTCGTTGTAGCCGCCGGTCACAGTGTCATTGTTCGTGAGCGGCAGCTCCATGTAACCTCCATAACCTACAGCTCGCTCAAGCGTGCTGTGCATGGCGTTGTAGATGCGCTCCCACGTGTCCGACTCGATCTCCGAAATACGCGCAGATGGTTTCACACCTGCTACAAAAGCGATCTCGTCCGCATAGCAGTTGCCGATGCCCGCAATGACGCGCTGCTCAACGAACGCAGTCTTCAGCGAGCCGCGCTTGCCTTTGAACCGCTCGATGAATTTCGGCAATGTAAGCCACTTGTCGAATGGTTCCGGGCCAAGATCAGCGAGCTTGGCACTTGCTTCCTTCACGGACAGAAGATGCAAATAACCTAAGCGGAGACCGCTAAAGCAGAGATCGCCGAGCGGAAACCCGATCGTGACTTGGACCGAGCGGTCTGAGCGCTCTGGCATCGTACCATCATCATTCGGAATATTCGATTCATAGCGAATTAATCCGCCTAGCATGAGATGAAGCAGCAGACGTTTCCCGTTATCGAGATGGAAGAGAAGCATTTTGCCGCGGCGCTCGACGAACCAAACCGTTCGGCCGACCAGCTCCGCTTCAAAAGTCTCCACGGGGACATTGATCGACTTCTCCCTAGTGACCGCCACCTTCACAATTGGCTGGCCTGATATGCGCTGCGCCAGCATCAAGCGGTAATGCTCCATTTCCGGATATTCCGGCATCGTACAACTTCCTTCCTAATGGGCGTTTTACGAACGCGCCTGCTGTTCATGAATGTACTGCTTTAATTGATATAAGTCATGAATGATGACGTCTGCTTCGCAGTTTGCTGCTGCGAGCAGCTTTTTATAATTGTCGCCAGTTGCGAGTCCGGTTAAAACAAGAATCGACTTGCAGCCTGCAGCTTGCCCAGCGGCAATATCGGTAGCCGGATTATCGCCGATCACCCAAGCTTCTTCCGCGTCCAACCCCATACGCTGCAAAGCGAAATCCATCAAGATCGATGATGGCTTGCCGATCACTGTAGGTGTTACGCCTGATGCCGTACGAAGCAGTGCAGAGATCGAGCCAGCGCCTGGAATGAGACCATGATCTGAAGGAAGCAGCAAATCCGGGTTCGTAAGAATATATTGTGCGCCGCTGCGGATGAACTGCACCGCTTTGGCGAGCTTATCATAAGTGAGCTGTCGGTCGATGCCTTGCACGACAATGTCCGGTTCATCCTCGACAAGCTGCAAGCCGGCAGCTTCAAGCGCTGCTCGCAAGCCAGTCTCGCCGATGACATATACGCGCGCGTTCGGCTGCTTCTGCGCAATGTACGCTGCCGCACCTTGCGCAGAAGTACACACCTCATCGGCGCTAGCGGGGATGCCCATCGCTTGCAGCCGCTCTGCAACAACTTCAGGCGTAGCTGTAGAATTGTTTGTTACATATAGATACCCTAGTTCTTGCTCACGCAGCGATTGAATGAACTCATCCGCTCCCGGAATCATAATGCCGCCATGATAAAGCGTTCCGTCCAAATCAATGAGCAGACCGCGAAGCGCTTGTTTAACGCCCATATTCGTCCACTCCTATTGTGTATGTTCAATTCGGTTCCATCTCTGCAGTTTGCCGATTAATCGGTCAATTCGCTTGCGAATCAGCTCAAGCTCTGTTCTCTGCTTGTTCTGAAGTCGCAGACCGGCATGACGGCGAAGTGCGATCGAATGCGCTTCCTCAGCTAAAGAGAGCGCAGCCTGCAGCTCCTTCGTCCGATGCTCATAATACATGGCAAGCTCGATATGAGCCTCGTAATCCGGCCTTTTGGCAGCTTCTGCATCTTGCACAGCCTTCTGCCACAATAACACAGCACGCTCCCAATTTCCACATTTCTTGTCCCGCTCCGCCAGCAAACACAAGCATTTGTGCGGAATTCGAGGATGGTCAACGAGCAGCGCATATAGTGGCTCAGCAAGCTCGGTCTTTCCCATTCGCTCGAGCCATAGACCTGTGCGAAGGAGCTCCTCGGCTTCACTCGGCATCGCGACATGTTCGCCGAGTCCACCTCCTAGCAAATGTCCGAACCGGATTGCGAGAACCGCGAGCGAGAGCATATCGATTTCATTGTGCTCGAATACACCGAGCAGCGGCTGTGGATTTCCGTCAGCAAGATATTGAAAGTAGATCGCAGGCGCCTGCGAGCCAGGCACATCATCATCTCGCGTAATGCCGAGTCGCTCTTCCTCAACATGGCTCAGCCTGCAGGAAACGAGCGTATTGCGCCAGATCGAACGCGAGGGATGCAGCAGATCGACATGAATCGGTTCCCACGAGAAAGAACGGAACCCGTTTAGGATGAATCGATTATGAAGGACAGGCCAATCAAAGGTCCGGCCGTTATACGTCACGAGGTGCGTGAAGCTCGGCAATAAATTGCACAAATAACCGATCATCGCCCGCTCCTCGGCAGGATGGCGAATCAACATCTGCTCGACGACGAATACGTCTTCCTGCAAATATGCGAGCC
This window harbors:
- a CDS encoding serine/threonine-protein kinase encodes the protein MDMNMEKNGYVHHSYEPGTIIGGRYRVIGRIGRGGMGEVYAAEDLRLQGKLRAVKMSLVNADHASCSAEEAGLLMRLNHPHLPLIIDYFPPDANGHELLVMDYIDGMTLQAYLAQHNRIIPFTKVVDIGMQLADALNYLHTREPAIIHRDLKPTNVMIDKGGFVRLIDFGIARVYKPGKEQDTVQLGTPGFAAPEQEGEQQSDFRTDVFGLGALLYYLLSGGHKVGINAGTPNTNSVPRLLAHVPKELAAVISQMIDPQPSCRYDNVIDAQNALAKCLPNLPAMSEIRHETRVSRKQSIIIASLSPGAGGTFVTLTLAHLLQARQIPCAAIEHPETEPEWHALLEQPAKQQAVVLTVPMYRSFYLSNSRLLQCFALEPAFQQQLSGLNTEMQFKLLSATITAPIQLTDVSSRWAAAASKTTALELEMIECDMLVFVVDPAVPKWTPSRMKTAERISYEREQGGKETYWLANKMMKFRYRSEWISSIPKKPLCEIPLLPVEEWMQLQWSGVWATANRTWLPQLERALNPLIARIDKAR
- a CDS encoding SAM-dependent methyltransferase, whose protein sequence is MSHWIGTANHGFASLAMEELRRFVNGIKFTQLIAGEVFKMEVPLSREELLELLQKNEPIFLRHIQHIERALPIQGSADDLQALSDLVRVARARVEDQTVAVHLRRVEKTPFMYSASDTKSVLDAVLMEVGAETVMQSPDMILSIFAGAEELYVGWGTPAEQLSDWPGGAVRFQREEGQISRAKFKLLEAERAFKLYFETYKQAVDIGAAPGGWTQLLLERGLRVTSIDPANLHPSLSAYPRLTVMKKNASDVNFPPGTFDLLVCDMSWSPMQMAKLVLEKTEALSDGATAIITLKLMHKKPLQTIRDVIAKLESAFELKKAKQLFHNRDEITLYLVKK
- a CDS encoding ABC transporter ATP-binding protein; its protein translation is MITLTDITFRREERQILSGINLHVNKGEHWVILGRNGCGKTTLLEMMTGYQFPSSGTVDVLGNRFGECDVREVRKEVGYISQSIIEKLTLRDPVWEVVATGEYAFLRFYQTIDEEVRQKALRLLDEVGILYTAEQTLATLSQGERKKVLLARALMSNPKILIMDEPCAGLDLYEREKLLIDLGHLSKRDITVVYVTHHMEEIIPLFTHVALVQDGKILSAGPKKEVLSPEWLSRAYDWPVEVEWADDRPWIRALPGGIIK
- a CDS encoding cyclic-phosphate processing receiver domain-containing protein, whose product is MYLDDFRPCPKGFVLAKTAEECKLLLEHEEVDVLSLDFDLGWNQPTGLSVVQYIVESGRYPRTCYFHTSSPAGRMQMVHLLTQHAPLHIDIHHGPMPG
- a CDS encoding deoxyribonuclease IV; the encoded protein is MRLGFHVSTRGGYAQAARKVKQLGANAFQYFPKNPRSLALKTPDWKDAQRCAAFCTDHGIVSIAHSPYLTNVASEDAELRARTVQSLLNDLEIAEACGSLGVVVHFGVYKGADPLEGYRNAVLTLSAITSQWQGNAKLLIENQAGDSTFMGTTMEELAQIRSLSIDPHKIGFCLDTCHLFASGGWNGSPEAEWLHKAKELGVIEHLTAVHLNDSVYPSGEKRDRHARIGEGYIGEAGLSWLLNHPLMAEVPFVLETPSDADGTHRLQLERIRRLRGVGQVD
- a CDS encoding Fpg/Nei family DNA glycosylase, producing the protein MPEYPEMEHYRLMLAQRISGQPIVKVAVTREKSINVPVETFEAELVGRTVWFVERRGKMLLFHLDNGKRLLLHLMLGGLIRYESNIPNDDGTMPERSDRSVQVTIGFPLGDLCFSGLRLGYLHLLSVKEASAKLADLGPEPFDKWLTLPKFIERFKGKRGSLKTAFVEQRVIAGIGNCYADEIAFVAGVKPSARISEIESDTWERIYNAMHSTLERAVGYGGYMELPLTNNDTVTGGYNEHCFVYDRGGEPCLNCGTPITQEELNSRKVFYCSNCQKDR